DNA from Denticeps clupeoides chromosome 7, fDenClu1.1, whole genome shotgun sequence:
GTTGCATTTCAGAATGTAcgacaaggttttaaaaaagtCCCTCCAGAATTTTTCCAAATTTGGGCATGTCCAATACATGTGAATAAGAGACGCCTCTccgcttttacatttatcacagctAGGATCAATGTCTGGGTAGAAACGGGAGAGTTTAAGTTTGGAGAAATGAGCCCTGTGTACAACCCTAAACTGTAATAAAGAGTGGCGGGCACACAAGcagttttaattttacacaaaggGGTGTAACTCGAACCCATCAATCCACCATAAATAGTAGATATTAGGCCTTTACACAGCGGGATCAAACAGAGGAGATTATCTAGGATGTTTACAGCAGGCGCCTCAGGGAAATTTGGTATTAAAGAGCCAATGAAGTGTCTTACTTGCAGGTatctgaaaaaaatgagaattGGGTAGGTTAAACCTTTCAGAAAGCTGTTCAAACGATGCAAACCTATGGTCAACAAACAGATCTTTGCAAAGATCTGCCCTTATTGTACTATTCCTGAAACACTGAATCATGTAGAGAAGGTTGGAAGAGATGGTTAGAGAAGATAGGACTGGACAGAGAGAAGTCCAGAAGACCGctgtgtcacgttcctaagtctaggggtctcagaaacgcaacaagggtgtggagagaaggaggtccctgttacacatgcaaccaaacaacgatacaaacagtgcttttatttacagtgtgctaacaggtttaataagacagaggactcaggacagctaaccaacatcaaaacagcttaatggaagggatgggataacagcagggataactaaaacacgtacaagttcccaaaacggcacatgacaagctaacagctaacaggctaacaacaaagggtctatcacacaacgaaacaagaaacacgaatgagatccccaacggagctctatgcagatctccgtggaccctggggacctcccaaaagcataagggcctagcagaccctggggacctcccgaagaccatctgaagtctctttaaataggtggaggtgaccaatgacagatggagctggtaggcctcaactcctcccacgaagtcaacctaaaaagggacaggacacaaaaacacagccaaacacacagaacacgtgggagcatacgtccagggacgtaacacccccaccaccaaatatcaacccttcggttgatccaagagtgcacaagataaagcattggcattcaaatacaatatctgcactattcaacgaatctcaatttttttgaaggtccaaaaacaagcagtggacaacaaatttgtatactcaaaatcaaaaatggtggtggttgtaaAATAGGGCAAAACTTAAGCAAACTATGATCCAATGAAATATTTCCCCCACttccacagaaatacaaaaatggcAGTGATTGGGAAAAATAATAGGGCAAACTGGGCACTCCACACTGCTCTTGGGGACTAATAACCTAAGAGACAGTAGGCCCACAAACAGATGCACCGCCATACAACAGTCGTCCTAGACTTAACCCGAACGGgagctttacacaaaagcacactcagTGCTTACTCTGGTACTTAGTCACGTTCCATTCCAACCTGCTGCTCCAACTTTCTGAGCTCAAGCTCATGCTGACACTCCAGTtggcaaaagctgaagctcctgcaccatTTTGCAAGCCCGTAGTTACGGTATTCGCATTCTGGACAAACTCTCGCTGAATCAAGCCACTCAcgcttctccaatgagcactcaCGGATTTTTACATCCGCATCAGAGTCACTCGCCGGATCGGCAGAAATGCTTGACGAGAGCACATCAGCAGGCAGGGCTGGGAAAAACGTTCCTATTGACCATCACGCTCCACAACTGAAACAGTGTATCCTTCCGCCGAAGAACCTCACTACTGAGAGTGAGCGAACACCACACGGCAATTCAAAGAgtctctttcaaacactgtgccgaacgaatgcagaaggagcactaacgaatgtccacaaatgatacaaacacagccaccacacacaaaatgcatcttGTGCTAACTTTAGACCCACACCTGTGTGCACAAACAGATCAACTGCCCCACACAAACTTGTacgccaaaaacaaaaagctgaatacTAACAACCACCCAAGCCTACACAAACTCCTCTCCACCCGAACGTatacctgaggccacaaacacaacagcaaaattgTAAATCCGGTCCTAAACATGCCTAACACAATCTACCTTAACCTATCTGCTCTTCGGAGGGTACCGATTGGAGGCAACTTTGAAATCCGAACGTCACCCCGGTCAGACTCAAGCTGAGGCTGTCCGTGTGACGGCGTACCCCCACCCGGAgtagctccaaaagaaagaggaaaaataacaaagcaaaataacaaaagtggtgctctgcagggagggcattgccacagcaaagaccccaagagacaccctaacttaccggatatatgattctgctcacaaacaccaaaccaaggaaaaaaacatcttgGACGAGCCCCCATTTGTCATGTCACTATTCCTAAGGGGTCTCAgtaacgcaacaagggtgtggagaggaggaggtccctgttacacatgcaaccaaacaaacgatacaaacagtgcttttatttacagtgtgctaacaggttcagtaagacagaggactcaggacagctaaccaacatcaaaacagcttaatggaagggatgggataacagcagggacaactaaaacacgtacaagttaccaaaaacggcacatgacaggctaacagctaacaggcttacaacaaagggtctatcacacaacgaaacaagaaccacgaatgagatccccaacggagctctatgcagatctccgtggaccctggggacctcccaaaagcataagggcctagcagaccctggggacctcccgaagaccatctgaagtctctttaaataggtggaggtgaccaatgacagatggagctggtaggcctcaactcctcccacgaagtcaacctaaaagggacaggacacaaaaacacagccaaacacacagaacacgtgggagcatatgtccagggacgtaacagttgTCCTTTCTGAACTGAGCCCATACTCTCAAGGTATGCCTAATAACTGAATTGTTGATTGGTTTAATTGAGGAGATGGATAGTACAGATCCAAGgagtgcagagacagagagattttGGGAATAGATTTGGGAATAAAAACAGGTACAGACTGGAAAAGATATAAAAATTTAGGAAGAGTACTCATTTTAACTGCATTAATACATACATGGAGAGTGGTGACCATTGTcaaaagtcctttttttttggctcaacAACCTAatgaaattttctttaaaaaggtgtTTATGTTTCCTTGTAATTGTAATACTGAGATAGGTAAACAGATTTTTCACTATTTTGAAAGGAAAATTGTGCATACTAGTTGTTAGTGCTATATTATTTAGCAGAAAGAGTTCACTTTTGTGCAAATTCAGCTTATATCCTGAAAAATAGCTAAATTCTTTGAGCAATGACAGCACAGGTGGCAGGGAGGAGATTGGATTTGATATAAAAAGTAGAAGGTCATCTTTATGTTCTTCTCCCTGCCTCCAAATCCCAGATATATCTCTACACCTGCAGAATGCAATTGCTAGTGGCTCAATGGCCAGATTAAAGAGTAATGGGCTAAGAGGACACCCCTGGTGTCCCCGCAGAAGGCCGAATGGTTGAGACTGCTGAGACATTTGTCAATGGTTGTCAATTTGTCAGAACTGAGGCAATGGggcttaaatataataatttatccCAAGTGATAAAACTTGGGCCAAAATAGAATTTTTCTAAAACCCTAAATAAATACTCCCATTCCAAATTataaaaagccttttcagcatccaaAGACAGGACACACTCAGGGATCCCCTCTGATGGTGTGTACAGGATATCCATAAGGCATCGAATGTTAAAATAAGAATAGCgattttttttgtagagagATTGGTCTATATGAACAGCACTCTGTTGGGATTTTATCTCTCTTTACTATGAGGGTGATGCGAGCCTCATTAAATGACGCGGGCAGCTTGCCTTGCTTAAAAGATTCAGATAAAACCAAAGCTAATTGTGGTGCAAGGTATGAggagaacattttaaaaaactcTGCAGGGAACCCATCAGGACCCAGGGATTTACCAGATTGCAATGATGAGATGGCTGAAATTATTTCCTCTTGTGATATGGGCCCTTCTAATCTTAATCTAGAATCAGGGGACAGTGTTGGGATATCTAGTTGAGTCAAGAACTATGGTCCTTTGGGAACTCAGAAGAATATAATAGAGAATAAAAATTCCTGAATGCATGATTAATTTTAGAATAATTGGTAGTAATGGTACCATCCTCCGTTCGAATTTTTGTGATGTGTTACAAAATGTGGTAAAATCCTCTTAACTGACTAGCTAAAAGTTTCCCAGATTTGtcaccatgaatgtaaaattggCTCCTCTTCATTAATAATTGACGTTTACATGTGTTGAGATAAGTTCAAACTTACTTTGCTACacgtttttttatacatatctGGGTTTTTAAATCAGCGTACTGCTGATCAATTTCTTTAATTTGGTTGGTCAGATCTTTTCGCTCTTTATATatcttccttttcatttttgcagtgtatgAAATTATCTGTCCCCTGAGGTTGGCTTTCAGAGCATCCcaaataattaaacatgaaacTTCAGgtgtttcatttgtgtttaagaAAAAACTATCTTGTCTTCCataaatttaacaaaatctttctCCCAAGCACTTCATCTAAAGAACCAAACACCACAAAGCAAGAACACCGCAAGGTCCAAAACCTACTAACCACAGAACAGCCCAAATAACAGCCAGGGTGGCAGGAGCAGTGCGGTTTATTTCGGCTCCCAGCTTCTCCAGCCGTCTCATCCTCCTTATATACACTTTGACCTCTGGACTGGGTGGAGAGATCCACAGGGCGAAGTCGACCCTCTAGGAAAAGGAAATGAGAAACATCCACACCGCATACAGTCTAACTCCACAAAAATCACGGGACGTAGCACAAGGCACTTCACTCCACTCCCCTAAACCCGAACTGTGACTTTCCACAGCAGGCAGCAGACCCCCCCCCACGCCTCTTATGTTCAGAGCATATCTCTACTACATTCCTACAACAGCagtgaacttgaacttgaacttgaactccTGGTTTGGTGAGGATTTCCCTGATGCCCCGTGTGGTCCGACACCTTTATAATTCTGTACTGTAGCATTAATctacagtttctgtttttgatCAGTCAACATGTGCATCAGTCAGTCTGGGCTTCCCATGATGCTGTTGCTGATTCACCACGTTGTTAGATCCTGACATTACACAACCGAGCAGGAACATTCCACAAGAACGCCGTTTTGGTTACAAAAGCATCTGTTTTAGTTCATTTACAGCGAATCGAGCAGCCATGGCGGTAAATATGCCGACCTAAGTGGTAAATATTCGGTGGACCACGTGACTGGCGGTCGCGCGCTTGTTTGGCTCGTTGCTGTGATACCGCGCGTGCTCGTTGCGCGTCTCCGCTTGTTTGTGGGCAGAAGAACTTGTGCGTGGAAATAACGTGACAACTGACAATAACGCGACAGATAAAATGACAGACGCGAAAAGCACATTCTTCAGCTACGTGGCCGAGGGCGACCAGTTCTACCAGAAAGGCGAATTCTCCAGGGCGACGGAGAGTTACAGCACGGTGCGGAAACGTTCCTTCTACGTGTTCTCAACATTGAAGCAACGTTTAGAGTACAGCAGAGCTGTGTTCTCCTCACAGGCGCTGGCGCAGCAGCCGCAGGAGAAGAACTGCCTGGTCGCCAGGTCCAGGTGCTACGTGAAGATGGGCGACTCGGCGAAAGCGCTCCAGGACGCAGAAGCGTCGCTGCAAGAGGACAAGACTTTCTTCCGGGTAAAACGGAGCATATTCCTTCCATCAAGAACACCATCTTTTACATTTAGTCTTTGTAAGAGTTAATTCTACTCAAGTTAGtgtcaaaatgaacaatgaaatggGGTCAATTCACACTTTTAGAAtaatatgattacattttttgtccaaatttatttaaaaataagacTCTAATGTGTAATgatatatcttttttatttccctgtagtgtttatttctttaattatttattacatatttatcatATGATGCTTTATTACTAAATGCATGTGATCAAACTGATATTATGTAGCTATTGGACAACATCATTACTCCGATGAGTAAATGCTGCTTGACATCAGTGAAACTGTAATACACTTGCAGCGTGTCGGGAGGACCGGGTTGGGTCAAGTTCTTTAATTATCAGAACTTCTGCCTAACGGTGAATGCGCCCCTACAGAAGTGGTACTAATGGCACACTGTGTAAAGGTGAATCTTTGCTGCGCATCTGCACAACCTTACACTGACATTAAACTCCTCACAGAGTTGTAAATACTCCATCTAGGTTAAAACGGGTTTACTCTGATATACTGACCCTCCATTGTTTACGGTGTATGCAGTGTGTGGGTCATGCGCTTTCTGCTCTTGTGCAGGGTTTGTACCAGAAAGCAGAAGCACTGTACGCTATGGGAGAGTTTGAGTTTGCGCTGGTTTATTACCACCGAGGATATAAACTGCGGCCTGAGCTGCATGAGTTCCGATGGGGCATTCAGAAGGCGCAAGAGGCCATTTACAACTGTGTGGGCAGTGAGTAAAACAGACTCCTTTCTAAATCCTTTAATACAGAACAAATTCAGCTTCTGTCTCTCTTCACATCAAATTTAGGCCCGTCTGGTGTCAAACTGGAAAAGAAAGGTGACCTCTCCTTCTTAAACGAACAAGTGAGTACAAGGAAAGAGAAACCATGCGGTGTATGCGGCAAAATGGAAGTTAAAAACTTTAAACGGTCACATTCATTTGGGACAAAGGAAAAAATCCATGAGCATTTTAACTATGAGTTACATTAAAATCTGAAACAATAAGGGCTGATACTTGTAATCAGTTCTATAGTACTGTTCTGTAGTACAGTAGTCTAGTATCACATATATCGCTCTTTCAGATACAATCCAGGATAGGCAGGATAGACATAGAGAGGGTGCAATTCTAGGAACAAACGTGATCCACTAATCTAGACTGTAAAGAACCTGGTAGTCCGAGGTGTGGTCCTGAGATTCAACGGTCATCATTACAGTTGTGGAGGACTGACCGTTTTCAATGACCTGTCACCATAtaagatgcttttttttaatcaatgtcaGGTACAAAAGGAACAATCAAAAGCTATTCCTCCAGGGAAGAAAGTACAACagccacacagacagaagacGCCTAGCACGGAGAGAACAAGCAGGCAGCTGCTGGGTGAGCTGTACAGTGACAAGGAGTACCTGGAGAAACTCCTCAAGAATCAGGGTGGGTCCACTGTCTGAAGATTTAGCTGTCTGAGgatatcatcatcatcgtttttattcatttctgtatgtgtgtgtgcatgtaaatgtgtagatgttgtaaaaagaaaaactcgGAGCGGAGATCATTTACAGGAGCTCATCATGGGCTATGTCTCGTATCTGGACACATGTACCGAGTTCTGGCAGCAGCAGAGACCCATCTACGCACGTCAGCGGGAGAGGAAACTCCTCCAGCAGCACTGGAGTCGCAGCTCTCCTCCCTCAGACTACATGGACTACATCCTCAGCAGCTTCCAGGACATCGATGCAGGTAAAAATGTTTAGTCCAGGCTGAGACTGAATGCAGAGTAGTCCCAGACTCCCTCTAACGATCACTGTTAATCACTGCTGCAGCGAGTGGTCTGTTAATTCCCATGTATTCccactttcattttcagcatTAAGTGTAGGCAATGCCACTGGTAGCTTGAAGAAGGCTCGTGAAGTTCTGAAAAAAGTGCAGGGCTTTTCCGAAGGGGACTTGCCCCAAAAGAGTGAAGTGCTGGGCAGCATATATAGCTGCATAGGTAAGTCTGGAGGGAATCAAACATGTATTACAACatacatttaacaataaatacTGATGCCTGGAgcactttctgtttttttttttttaatcaaggcAACGCTTTAATGGATTTGGGACAGATGGATGAGGCTCTGGAGAACCACCAGAAAGACATGGAACTGGCTGAACAATGGTGAGGGTGAATATGGTGTGGAATatttagtcaataaaaaaagcaataccAT
Protein-coding regions in this window:
- the LOC114794517 gene encoding tetratricopeptide repeat protein 25-like; protein product: MTDAKSTFFSYVAEGDQFYQKGEFSRATESYSTALAQQPQEKNCLVARSRCYVKMGDSAKALQDAEASLQEDKTFFRGLYQKAEALYAMGEFEFALVYYHRGYKLRPELHEFRWGIQKAQEAIYNCVGSPSGVKLEKKGDLSFLNEQVQKEQSKAIPPGKKVQQPHRQKTPSTERTSRQLLGELYSDKEYLEKLLKNQDVVKRKTRSGDHLQELIMGYVSYLDTCTEFWQQQRPIYARQRERKLLQQHWSRSSPPSDYMDYILSSFQDIDAALSVGNATGSLKKAREVLKKVQGFSEGDLPQKSEVLGSIYSCIGNALMDLGQMDEALENHQKDMELAEQCLNIDGKSRALVNIGRLYACTGQFTQAIKFWEKSVPLTEGGLDKAWLFHEIGWCHLELRQHAEAWDYSRRLLTASQEICDELWQLNAYVLMGQAELKMGSYKSSIFHFEEALQRARLLQNDAAEEAIQKALQEARQHISP